The following DNA comes from Phytohabitans rumicis.
TGGTCTTCGCCCGCAAGCTCGACTACGCCCTCGTCGGCGCCTGCGGCGACGCCACCCCGACCCCGTACGGCGTCACCTGGCGCCCGGTGTCCGTCGACGCGGTGTGGATCCTCATGGCCGAGCAGCACCCGCTGGCCGGGCGGGCCGAGGTGGCGCTCGGCGACCTGTCCGGCGCCCGGTGGGCGAACGCGCCCGGCGACGGCTGCTTCATCGACTGCTTCGCCGAGGCGTGCGCGAAAGCCGGCTTCACCCCACGCCAGATTCTCGAGTCGGATCCCATCGGCTGCCTGGACCTAGTGCTGAGCGGCGCCGCGGTGCTGCTCTGCCAGGGCATCTCCCGCCCGCCCCCGGGCACGGTGCTGGTCCCGCTCGCCGGCACGCCGCTGCGCTGGCGGCACCTGCTCGGCTGGCACCCGGAAAGCCCCGCCGCCATCCGGGCCCCGAGGTGCTGACCCTGGCCGCCGCCGCGTACCAGGAGGTCGTCACCCACCGCCCGCACTACGCCGCGTGGCTGGCCACCCACGCGGACTTCGGCGCCGTCACGGGAGGGTGAGGATCTCGTGCCCGTCGTCGGTGACCACGATCGTGTGCTCGAACTGGGCGGTCCACTTGCGGTCCTTGGTCACCACGGTCCAGCCGTCCCGCCACATCGTGTACTCGTGCGTGCCCAGCGTGATCATCGGCTCGATCGTGAACGTCATGCCCGGCTCCATCACGACGTCGAGCCGCGGGTTGTCGTAGTGCGGCACGTAGAGCCCGCTGTGGAACGCCTCGCCGATGCCGTGGCCGGTGAAGTCCCGTACCACGCCGTACCCGAAGCGCTTGGCGTACGCCTCGATGACCCGGCCCACGGCGTTGAGCGGCCGGCCCGGGGCGACCGCCCGGATGCCGCGCATCATCGCCTCGTGGGTGCGCTCGACGAGCAGCCGCGCCTCCTCTGAGACGTCGCCGACTCCGAAGGTCGCGTCGGTGTCGCCATGTACGCCGTTGACGAACGCGGTGACGTCGACGTTGATGATGTCGCCGTCCTCCAGCACGGTGGTGTCCGGGATGCCGTGACAGATCACCTCGTTGAGGCTGGTGCAGCAGGACTTGGGAAAGCCCTTGTAGCCGAGCGTCGACGGGTATGCGCCGTGGTCGCAGAGGAACTCGTGCACCACCCTGTCGATCTCGTCGGTGGTGACGCCGGGCTTGCAGTGCTCGCCGGCGAGCTGGGTGGCCTGCGCCGCGATCCGGCCGGCGATCCGCATCTTCTCGATGGTCTCCGGCGTCTGTACGTGCGAGCCGCGCCACTCCTTGGGTCGCTTCTTCCCCACGTACTCGGGTCGGGGGATCTGCGCGGGCACCTGGCGCCACGGGGAGAGCTGGCCTGGCGCCAGCGGGGCACGGACGGTCATGCGATCCACCCTAACGCCGAGTCAGCGCCATTTTGCGCGTCCGAGCCGCCTCGACCAGCGCACCGAAGACCCGGAAGTCGTTGGTGTCCTCGGGGTGCCACTGGACGCCCAGCACGAACGCCCGGCGCGGGTCCTCGACCACCTCGATCAGCTCGTCGTCCGGGCACCAGCCGACCGGGCTGAGCCCGCCCGGGTCGCGCACGCCCTGGTGGTGGAACGAGTTGACGACCAGTTCGTCGCCGAGGATCGCGTGCGCGCGGGTGTGCGGCAGCAGCCGTACCGGATGGTGGCCGAACTTCGGCCCGCTCATCGGCCGGTGGTCGTCGTGGCCGAGCACGTCCGGCAGGTGCTGGTGCAGGCGGCCGCCGTACGCCACGGCCATGAGCTGCATGCCCCGGCAGACGCCGAGGACGGGCAGGTCGGCCTCCAGCGCCGCGCGCATGAGCAGCAGCTCGGCGGCGTCCCGCTCGGGCTTGACGTTGGTGGTGGGGTGCGGCTGCTCGCCGTACAGGACGGGGTCGACGTCCGACCCGCCGGTGAACATGATCCCGTCGATCCCGTCCAGGACGTCCGAGTCCGGGGCGTCGGGCGTGATCAGGACGGCCCGCCCCCGCTCTCGTGCACGGCGTGGACGTACGACAGCGGGAGCACCGCGGCAAAAGTGTCGTTGAGCCCGAAACGGGCCTCTTCGGCATAGGTCGTTAACCCGATCACAGGGCGCGCCATACCGCCAACCTACCGGGCCGCGGCGGAGACGAGCGCCTCGAACGGCCGGACATCGCCGTCGACCTCGGGGTGCCACTGCACGCCCACCAGGAAGCGCCGGGTCGGGTCCTCGACCGCCTCGATCACGCCGTCGTCGGACCAGCCGG
Coding sequences within:
- the map gene encoding type I methionyl aminopeptidase — protein: MTVRAPLAPGQLSPWRQVPAQIPRPEYVGKKRPKEWRGSHVQTPETIEKMRIAGRIAAQATQLAGEHCKPGVTTDEIDRVVHEFLCDHGAYPSTLGYKGFPKSCCTSLNEVICHGIPDTTVLEDGDIINVDVTAFVNGVHGDTDATFGVGDVSEEARLLVERTHEAMMRGIRAVAPGRPLNAVGRVIEAYAKRFGYGVVRDFTGHGIGEAFHSGLYVPHYDNPRLDVVMEPGMTFTIEPMITLGTHEYTMWRDGWTVVTKDRKWTAQFEHTIVVTDDGHEILTLP
- a CDS encoding gamma-glutamyl-gamma-aminobutyrate hydrolase family protein, encoding MITPDAPDSDVLDGIDGIMFTGGSDVDPVLYGEQPHPTTNVKPERDAAELLLMRAALEADLPVLGVCRGMQLMAVAYGGRLHQHLPDVLGHDDHRPMSGPKFGHHPVRLLPHTRAHAILGDELVVNSFHHQGVRDPGGLSPVGWCPDDELIEVVEDPRRAFVLGVQWHPEDTNDFRVFGALVEAARTRKMALTRR